In Budorcas taxicolor isolate Tak-1 chromosome 16, Takin1.1, whole genome shotgun sequence, the following are encoded in one genomic region:
- the LOC128061855 gene encoding cyclin-dependent kinase 11B isoform X1: MGDEKDSWKVKTLDEILQEKKRRKEQEEKAEIKRLKNSDDRDSKRDSLEEGELRDHRMEITIRNSPYRREDSMEDRGEEDDSLAIKPPQQMSRKEKAHHRKDEKRKEKRRHRSHSAEGGKHARVKEKEREHERRKRHREEQDKARREWERQKRRELAREHSRRERDRLEQLERKRERERKMREQQKEQREQKERERRAEERRKEREARREVSAHHRNVREDYSDKVKASHWSRSPLRPPRERPELGDSRKPVKEEKVEERDLLSDLQDVSDSERKTSSAESSSAESGSGSEEEEEEEEEEEGSSSEESEEEEEEEEEEEEEETGSNSEDVSGQSAEEVSEEEMSEDEERENENHVLVEVPESRFDHDSGESEEGEEEAGEGTPQSSALTEGDFVPDSPALSPIELKQELPKYLPALQGCRSVEEFQCLNRIEEGTYGVVYRAKDKKTDEIVALKRLKMEKEKEGFPITSLREINTILKAQHPNIVTVREIVVGSNMDKIYIVMNYVEHDLKSLMETMKQPFLPGEVKTLMIQLLRGVKHLHDNWILHRDLKTSNLLLSHAGILKVGDFGLAREYGSPLKAYTPVVVTLWYRAPELLLGAKEYSTAVDMWSVGCIFGELLTQKPLFPGKSEIDQINKVFKDLGTPSEKIWPGYNDLPAVKKMTFTEYPYNNLRKRFGALLSDQGFDLMNKFLTYFPGRRVNAEDGLKHEYFRETPLPIDPSMFPTWPAKSEQQRVKRGTSPRPPEGGLGYSQLGDDDLKETGFHLTTTNQGASAAGPGFSLKF, from the exons TCTGATGACCGGGATTCCAAGCGGGATTCCCTTGAGGAGGGGGAGCTGAGGGACCACCGCATGGAGATAACAATAAGAAACTCGCCATACAGAAGAGAGGACTCCATGGAAGACAG AGGAGAGGAAGATGATTCTTTGGCTATCAAACCACCCCAGCAGATGTCTCGGAAGGAAAAGGCACATCACAGGAAAGacgaaaagagaaaagagaaacgtAGGCATCGCAGTCACTCAGCAGAAGGGG GGAAGCACGCCAGAGTGAAAGAGAAGGAGCGGGAGCACGAGCGCCGGAAGCGGCACCGGGAGGAGCAGGACAAGGCTCGGAGGGAGTGGGAGCGGCAGAAGCGGAGGGAGCTGGCCCGGGAGCACTCGCGCAGGGAGAG GGACCGCCTCGAGCAGTTAGAGAGGAAGCGAGAACGGGAACGCAAGATGCGGGAACAGCAGAAGGAGCAGCGGGAGCAGAAGGAGCGGGAGCGGCGGGCCGAGGAGAGGCGCAAGGAGCGGGAGGCCCGGCGGGAAG TGTCTGCACATCACCGAAATGTGAGAGAGGACTACAGCGACAAGGTGAAAGCCAGCCACTGGAGCCGTAGCCCACTCCGGCCTCCTCGAGAAAGACCTGAACTGGGGGACAGCCGGAAGCCAG tgaaagaagagaaagtggaAGAGAGAGACCTGCTGTCCGACCTGCAGGATGTCAGCGACAGCGAGAGGAAGACCAGCTCCGCTGAGTCCTCGTCAG CGGAGTCGGGGTCAGgttctgaggaggaggaggaggaggaggaggaggaagaggggagcagcagtgaagagtcggaggaggaagaggaggaagaggaagaagaggaggaagaggagactgGAAGCAACTCTGAGGATGTGTCTGGACAGTCAGCCG AAGAAGTGAGTGAAGAAGAAATGAGTGAAGATGAGGAGCGAGAGAATGAGAACCACGTCTTGGTTG AAGTTCCAGAGTCACGGTTTGACCACGATTCTGGGGAGAGTGaagagggggaagaggaggcaggtgAGGGCACCCCCCAGAGCAGCGCCCTCACCGAAGGGGACTTTGTGCCTGACTCCCCAGCCCTGTCGCCCATAGAGCTCAAACAGGAACTGCCCAAGTACCTGCCCGCCCTGCAG GGCTGTCGGAGTGTGGAAGAGTTCCAGTGTCTGAACAGGATTGAGGAAGGCACCTATGGGGTGGTGTACAGAGCAAAGGACAAGAAGACAG ATGAAATTGTGGCTCTGAAGCgactaaagatggagaaggagaaggagggctTCCCAATCACGTCACTGAGGGAGATCAACACCATCCTCAAGGCGCAACACCCCAATATCGTCACCGTCAGG GAAATTGTCGTGGGCAGCAACATGGACAAGATCTACATCGTCATGAACTACGTAGAGCACGACCTCAAGAGCCTCATGGAGACCATGAAGCAGCCTTTCCTGCCAG GGGAGGTGAAGACGCTGATGATCCAGCTGCTGCGCGGAGTGAAGCACCTGCATGACAACTGGATCCTGCACCGGGACCTCAAGACGTCCAACCTGCTGCTGAGCCACGCGGGCATCCTCAAG GTGGGGGACTTCGGGCTGGCACGGGAGTACGGGTCCCCTCTGAAGGCCTACACCCCAGTGGTCGTGACGCTGTGGTACCGAGCCCCCGAGCTTTTGCTGGGAGCCAAG GAGTACTCCACAGCCGTGGACATGTGGTCGGTGGGCTGCATCTTTGGGGAGCTGCTGACTCAGAAGCCGCTATTCCCTGGGAAGTCAGAAATTGATCAGATCAACAAAGTGTTCAAG GACCTGGGCACCCCCAGTGAGAAAATCTGGCCTGGCTACAATGACCTCCCAGCTGTCAAGAAGATGACCTTCACCGAGTACCCCTATAACAACCTCCGCAAGCGCTTTGGAGCTCTGCTCTCAGACCAGGGCTTCGACCTCATGAACAA GTTTCTGACATATTTCCCTGGGCGGAGAGTCAACGCAGAAGACGGCCTCAAGCATGAGTATTTCCGCGAGACCCCCCTCCCCATCGACCCCTCCATGTTCCCCACGTGGCCGGCCAAGAGTGAACAGCAGAGGGTGAAGCGAGGCACCAGCCCGAGACCTCCAGAGGGAGGCCTGGGCTACAGCCAGCTG GGCGATGACGACCTGAAGGAGACCGGCTTCCACCTCACCACCACAAACCAGGGGGCCTCGGCCGCAGGCCCGGGCTTCAGCCTCAAGTTCTGA
- the LOC128061855 gene encoding cyclin-dependent kinase 11B isoform X3, with protein MGDEKDSWKVKTLDEILQEKKRRKEQEEKAEIKRLKNSDDRDSKRDSLEEGELRDHRMEITIRNSPYRREDSMEDRGEEDDSLAIKPPQQMSRKEKAHHRKDEKRKEKRKHARVKEKEREHERRKRHREEQDKARREWERQKRRELAREHSRRERDRLEQLERKRERERKMREQQKEQREQKERERRAEERRKEREARREVSAHHRNVREDYSDKVKASHWSRSPLRPPRERPELGDSRKPVKEEKVEERDLLSDLQDVSDSERKTSSAESSSAESGSGSEEEEEEEEEEEGSSSEESEEEEEEEEEEEEEETGSNSEDVSGQSAEEVSEEEMSEDEERENENHVLVVPESRFDHDSGESEEGEEEAGEGTPQSSALTEGDFVPDSPALSPIELKQELPKYLPALQGCRSVEEFQCLNRIEEGTYGVVYRAKDKKTDEIVALKRLKMEKEKEGFPITSLREINTILKAQHPNIVTVREIVVGSNMDKIYIVMNYVEHDLKSLMETMKQPFLPGEVKTLMIQLLRGVKHLHDNWILHRDLKTSNLLLSHAGILKVGDFGLAREYGSPLKAYTPVVVTLWYRAPELLLGAKEYSTAVDMWSVGCIFGELLTQKPLFPGKSEIDQINKVFKDLGTPSEKIWPGYNDLPAVKKMTFTEYPYNNLRKRFGALLSDQGFDLMNKFLTYFPGRRVNAEDGLKHEYFRETPLPIDPSMFPTWPAKSEQQRVKRGTSPRPPEGGLGYSQLGDDDLKETGFHLTTTNQGASAAGPGFSLKF; from the exons TCTGATGACCGGGATTCCAAGCGGGATTCCCTTGAGGAGGGGGAGCTGAGGGACCACCGCATGGAGATAACAATAAGAAACTCGCCATACAGAAGAGAGGACTCCATGGAAGACAG AGGAGAGGAAGATGATTCTTTGGCTATCAAACCACCCCAGCAGATGTCTCGGAAGGAAAAGGCACATCACAGGAAAGacgaaaagagaaaagagaaac GGAAGCACGCCAGAGTGAAAGAGAAGGAGCGGGAGCACGAGCGCCGGAAGCGGCACCGGGAGGAGCAGGACAAGGCTCGGAGGGAGTGGGAGCGGCAGAAGCGGAGGGAGCTGGCCCGGGAGCACTCGCGCAGGGAGAG GGACCGCCTCGAGCAGTTAGAGAGGAAGCGAGAACGGGAACGCAAGATGCGGGAACAGCAGAAGGAGCAGCGGGAGCAGAAGGAGCGGGAGCGGCGGGCCGAGGAGAGGCGCAAGGAGCGGGAGGCCCGGCGGGAAG TGTCTGCACATCACCGAAATGTGAGAGAGGACTACAGCGACAAGGTGAAAGCCAGCCACTGGAGCCGTAGCCCACTCCGGCCTCCTCGAGAAAGACCTGAACTGGGGGACAGCCGGAAGCCAG tgaaagaagagaaagtggaAGAGAGAGACCTGCTGTCCGACCTGCAGGATGTCAGCGACAGCGAGAGGAAGACCAGCTCCGCTGAGTCCTCGTCAG CGGAGTCGGGGTCAGgttctgaggaggaggaggaggaggaggaggaggaagaggggagcagcagtgaagagtcggaggaggaagaggaggaagaggaagaagaggaggaagaggagactgGAAGCAACTCTGAGGATGTGTCTGGACAGTCAGCCG AAGAAGTGAGTGAAGAAGAAATGAGTGAAGATGAGGAGCGAGAGAATGAGAACCACGTCTTGGTTG TTCCAGAGTCACGGTTTGACCACGATTCTGGGGAGAGTGaagagggggaagaggaggcaggtgAGGGCACCCCCCAGAGCAGCGCCCTCACCGAAGGGGACTTTGTGCCTGACTCCCCAGCCCTGTCGCCCATAGAGCTCAAACAGGAACTGCCCAAGTACCTGCCCGCCCTGCAG GGCTGTCGGAGTGTGGAAGAGTTCCAGTGTCTGAACAGGATTGAGGAAGGCACCTATGGGGTGGTGTACAGAGCAAAGGACAAGAAGACAG ATGAAATTGTGGCTCTGAAGCgactaaagatggagaaggagaaggagggctTCCCAATCACGTCACTGAGGGAGATCAACACCATCCTCAAGGCGCAACACCCCAATATCGTCACCGTCAGG GAAATTGTCGTGGGCAGCAACATGGACAAGATCTACATCGTCATGAACTACGTAGAGCACGACCTCAAGAGCCTCATGGAGACCATGAAGCAGCCTTTCCTGCCAG GGGAGGTGAAGACGCTGATGATCCAGCTGCTGCGCGGAGTGAAGCACCTGCATGACAACTGGATCCTGCACCGGGACCTCAAGACGTCCAACCTGCTGCTGAGCCACGCGGGCATCCTCAAG GTGGGGGACTTCGGGCTGGCACGGGAGTACGGGTCCCCTCTGAAGGCCTACACCCCAGTGGTCGTGACGCTGTGGTACCGAGCCCCCGAGCTTTTGCTGGGAGCCAAG GAGTACTCCACAGCCGTGGACATGTGGTCGGTGGGCTGCATCTTTGGGGAGCTGCTGACTCAGAAGCCGCTATTCCCTGGGAAGTCAGAAATTGATCAGATCAACAAAGTGTTCAAG GACCTGGGCACCCCCAGTGAGAAAATCTGGCCTGGCTACAATGACCTCCCAGCTGTCAAGAAGATGACCTTCACCGAGTACCCCTATAACAACCTCCGCAAGCGCTTTGGAGCTCTGCTCTCAGACCAGGGCTTCGACCTCATGAACAA GTTTCTGACATATTTCCCTGGGCGGAGAGTCAACGCAGAAGACGGCCTCAAGCATGAGTATTTCCGCGAGACCCCCCTCCCCATCGACCCCTCCATGTTCCCCACGTGGCCGGCCAAGAGTGAACAGCAGAGGGTGAAGCGAGGCACCAGCCCGAGACCTCCAGAGGGAGGCCTGGGCTACAGCCAGCTG GGCGATGACGACCTGAAGGAGACCGGCTTCCACCTCACCACCACAAACCAGGGGGCCTCGGCCGCAGGCCCGGGCTTCAGCCTCAAGTTCTGA
- the LOC128061855 gene encoding cyclin-dependent kinase 11B isoform X2, whose protein sequence is MGDEKDSWKVKTLDEILQEKKRRKEQEEKAEIKRLKNSDDRDSKRDSLEEGELRDHRMEITIRNSPYRREDSMEDRGEEDDSLAIKPPQQMSRKEKAHHRKDEKRKEKRKHARVKEKEREHERRKRHREEQDKARREWERQKRRELAREHSRRERDRLEQLERKRERERKMREQQKEQREQKERERRAEERRKEREARREVSAHHRNVREDYSDKVKASHWSRSPLRPPRERPELGDSRKPVKEEKVEERDLLSDLQDVSDSERKTSSAESSSAESGSGSEEEEEEEEEEEGSSSEESEEEEEEEEEEEEEETGSNSEDVSGQSAEEVSEEEMSEDEERENENHVLVEVPESRFDHDSGESEEGEEEAGEGTPQSSALTEGDFVPDSPALSPIELKQELPKYLPALQGCRSVEEFQCLNRIEEGTYGVVYRAKDKKTDEIVALKRLKMEKEKEGFPITSLREINTILKAQHPNIVTVREIVVGSNMDKIYIVMNYVEHDLKSLMETMKQPFLPGEVKTLMIQLLRGVKHLHDNWILHRDLKTSNLLLSHAGILKVGDFGLAREYGSPLKAYTPVVVTLWYRAPELLLGAKEYSTAVDMWSVGCIFGELLTQKPLFPGKSEIDQINKVFKDLGTPSEKIWPGYNDLPAVKKMTFTEYPYNNLRKRFGALLSDQGFDLMNKFLTYFPGRRVNAEDGLKHEYFRETPLPIDPSMFPTWPAKSEQQRVKRGTSPRPPEGGLGYSQLGDDDLKETGFHLTTTNQGASAAGPGFSLKF, encoded by the exons TCTGATGACCGGGATTCCAAGCGGGATTCCCTTGAGGAGGGGGAGCTGAGGGACCACCGCATGGAGATAACAATAAGAAACTCGCCATACAGAAGAGAGGACTCCATGGAAGACAG AGGAGAGGAAGATGATTCTTTGGCTATCAAACCACCCCAGCAGATGTCTCGGAAGGAAAAGGCACATCACAGGAAAGacgaaaagagaaaagagaaac GGAAGCACGCCAGAGTGAAAGAGAAGGAGCGGGAGCACGAGCGCCGGAAGCGGCACCGGGAGGAGCAGGACAAGGCTCGGAGGGAGTGGGAGCGGCAGAAGCGGAGGGAGCTGGCCCGGGAGCACTCGCGCAGGGAGAG GGACCGCCTCGAGCAGTTAGAGAGGAAGCGAGAACGGGAACGCAAGATGCGGGAACAGCAGAAGGAGCAGCGGGAGCAGAAGGAGCGGGAGCGGCGGGCCGAGGAGAGGCGCAAGGAGCGGGAGGCCCGGCGGGAAG TGTCTGCACATCACCGAAATGTGAGAGAGGACTACAGCGACAAGGTGAAAGCCAGCCACTGGAGCCGTAGCCCACTCCGGCCTCCTCGAGAAAGACCTGAACTGGGGGACAGCCGGAAGCCAG tgaaagaagagaaagtggaAGAGAGAGACCTGCTGTCCGACCTGCAGGATGTCAGCGACAGCGAGAGGAAGACCAGCTCCGCTGAGTCCTCGTCAG CGGAGTCGGGGTCAGgttctgaggaggaggaggaggaggaggaggaggaagaggggagcagcagtgaagagtcggaggaggaagaggaggaagaggaagaagaggaggaagaggagactgGAAGCAACTCTGAGGATGTGTCTGGACAGTCAGCCG AAGAAGTGAGTGAAGAAGAAATGAGTGAAGATGAGGAGCGAGAGAATGAGAACCACGTCTTGGTTG AAGTTCCAGAGTCACGGTTTGACCACGATTCTGGGGAGAGTGaagagggggaagaggaggcaggtgAGGGCACCCCCCAGAGCAGCGCCCTCACCGAAGGGGACTTTGTGCCTGACTCCCCAGCCCTGTCGCCCATAGAGCTCAAACAGGAACTGCCCAAGTACCTGCCCGCCCTGCAG GGCTGTCGGAGTGTGGAAGAGTTCCAGTGTCTGAACAGGATTGAGGAAGGCACCTATGGGGTGGTGTACAGAGCAAAGGACAAGAAGACAG ATGAAATTGTGGCTCTGAAGCgactaaagatggagaaggagaaggagggctTCCCAATCACGTCACTGAGGGAGATCAACACCATCCTCAAGGCGCAACACCCCAATATCGTCACCGTCAGG GAAATTGTCGTGGGCAGCAACATGGACAAGATCTACATCGTCATGAACTACGTAGAGCACGACCTCAAGAGCCTCATGGAGACCATGAAGCAGCCTTTCCTGCCAG GGGAGGTGAAGACGCTGATGATCCAGCTGCTGCGCGGAGTGAAGCACCTGCATGACAACTGGATCCTGCACCGGGACCTCAAGACGTCCAACCTGCTGCTGAGCCACGCGGGCATCCTCAAG GTGGGGGACTTCGGGCTGGCACGGGAGTACGGGTCCCCTCTGAAGGCCTACACCCCAGTGGTCGTGACGCTGTGGTACCGAGCCCCCGAGCTTTTGCTGGGAGCCAAG GAGTACTCCACAGCCGTGGACATGTGGTCGGTGGGCTGCATCTTTGGGGAGCTGCTGACTCAGAAGCCGCTATTCCCTGGGAAGTCAGAAATTGATCAGATCAACAAAGTGTTCAAG GACCTGGGCACCCCCAGTGAGAAAATCTGGCCTGGCTACAATGACCTCCCAGCTGTCAAGAAGATGACCTTCACCGAGTACCCCTATAACAACCTCCGCAAGCGCTTTGGAGCTCTGCTCTCAGACCAGGGCTTCGACCTCATGAACAA GTTTCTGACATATTTCCCTGGGCGGAGAGTCAACGCAGAAGACGGCCTCAAGCATGAGTATTTCCGCGAGACCCCCCTCCCCATCGACCCCTCCATGTTCCCCACGTGGCCGGCCAAGAGTGAACAGCAGAGGGTGAAGCGAGGCACCAGCCCGAGACCTCCAGAGGGAGGCCTGGGCTACAGCCAGCTG GGCGATGACGACCTGAAGGAGACCGGCTTCCACCTCACCACCACAAACCAGGGGGCCTCGGCCGCAGGCCCGGGCTTCAGCCTCAAGTTCTGA
- the LOC128061855 gene encoding cyclin-dependent kinase 11B isoform X4 → MSQSDDRDSKRDSLEEGELRDHRMEITIRNSPYRREDSMEDRGEEDDSLAIKPPQQMSRKEKAHHRKDEKRKEKRRHRSHSAEGGKHARVKEKEREHERRKRHREEQDKARREWERQKRRELAREHSRRERDRLEQLERKRERERKMREQQKEQREQKERERRAEERRKEREARREVSAHHRNVREDYSDKVKASHWSRSPLRPPRERPELGDSRKPVKEEKVEERDLLSDLQDVSDSERKTSSAESSSAESGSGSEEEEEEEEEEEGSSSEESEEEEEEEEEEEEEETGSNSEDVSGQSAEEVSEEEMSEDEERENENHVLVEVPESRFDHDSGESEEGEEEAGEGTPQSSALTEGDFVPDSPALSPIELKQELPKYLPALQGCRSVEEFQCLNRIEEGTYGVVYRAKDKKTDEIVALKRLKMEKEKEGFPITSLREINTILKAQHPNIVTVREIVVGSNMDKIYIVMNYVEHDLKSLMETMKQPFLPGEVKTLMIQLLRGVKHLHDNWILHRDLKTSNLLLSHAGILKVGDFGLAREYGSPLKAYTPVVVTLWYRAPELLLGAKEYSTAVDMWSVGCIFGELLTQKPLFPGKSEIDQINKVFKDLGTPSEKIWPGYNDLPAVKKMTFTEYPYNNLRKRFGALLSDQGFDLMNKFLTYFPGRRVNAEDGLKHEYFRETPLPIDPSMFPTWPAKSEQQRVKRGTSPRPPEGGLGYSQLGDDDLKETGFHLTTTNQGASAAGPGFSLKF, encoded by the exons TCTGATGACCGGGATTCCAAGCGGGATTCCCTTGAGGAGGGGGAGCTGAGGGACCACCGCATGGAGATAACAATAAGAAACTCGCCATACAGAAGAGAGGACTCCATGGAAGACAG AGGAGAGGAAGATGATTCTTTGGCTATCAAACCACCCCAGCAGATGTCTCGGAAGGAAAAGGCACATCACAGGAAAGacgaaaagagaaaagagaaacgtAGGCATCGCAGTCACTCAGCAGAAGGGG GGAAGCACGCCAGAGTGAAAGAGAAGGAGCGGGAGCACGAGCGCCGGAAGCGGCACCGGGAGGAGCAGGACAAGGCTCGGAGGGAGTGGGAGCGGCAGAAGCGGAGGGAGCTGGCCCGGGAGCACTCGCGCAGGGAGAG GGACCGCCTCGAGCAGTTAGAGAGGAAGCGAGAACGGGAACGCAAGATGCGGGAACAGCAGAAGGAGCAGCGGGAGCAGAAGGAGCGGGAGCGGCGGGCCGAGGAGAGGCGCAAGGAGCGGGAGGCCCGGCGGGAAG TGTCTGCACATCACCGAAATGTGAGAGAGGACTACAGCGACAAGGTGAAAGCCAGCCACTGGAGCCGTAGCCCACTCCGGCCTCCTCGAGAAAGACCTGAACTGGGGGACAGCCGGAAGCCAG tgaaagaagagaaagtggaAGAGAGAGACCTGCTGTCCGACCTGCAGGATGTCAGCGACAGCGAGAGGAAGACCAGCTCCGCTGAGTCCTCGTCAG CGGAGTCGGGGTCAGgttctgaggaggaggaggaggaggaggaggaggaagaggggagcagcagtgaagagtcggaggaggaagaggaggaagaggaagaagaggaggaagaggagactgGAAGCAACTCTGAGGATGTGTCTGGACAGTCAGCCG AAGAAGTGAGTGAAGAAGAAATGAGTGAAGATGAGGAGCGAGAGAATGAGAACCACGTCTTGGTTG AAGTTCCAGAGTCACGGTTTGACCACGATTCTGGGGAGAGTGaagagggggaagaggaggcaggtgAGGGCACCCCCCAGAGCAGCGCCCTCACCGAAGGGGACTTTGTGCCTGACTCCCCAGCCCTGTCGCCCATAGAGCTCAAACAGGAACTGCCCAAGTACCTGCCCGCCCTGCAG GGCTGTCGGAGTGTGGAAGAGTTCCAGTGTCTGAACAGGATTGAGGAAGGCACCTATGGGGTGGTGTACAGAGCAAAGGACAAGAAGACAG ATGAAATTGTGGCTCTGAAGCgactaaagatggagaaggagaaggagggctTCCCAATCACGTCACTGAGGGAGATCAACACCATCCTCAAGGCGCAACACCCCAATATCGTCACCGTCAGG GAAATTGTCGTGGGCAGCAACATGGACAAGATCTACATCGTCATGAACTACGTAGAGCACGACCTCAAGAGCCTCATGGAGACCATGAAGCAGCCTTTCCTGCCAG GGGAGGTGAAGACGCTGATGATCCAGCTGCTGCGCGGAGTGAAGCACCTGCATGACAACTGGATCCTGCACCGGGACCTCAAGACGTCCAACCTGCTGCTGAGCCACGCGGGCATCCTCAAG GTGGGGGACTTCGGGCTGGCACGGGAGTACGGGTCCCCTCTGAAGGCCTACACCCCAGTGGTCGTGACGCTGTGGTACCGAGCCCCCGAGCTTTTGCTGGGAGCCAAG GAGTACTCCACAGCCGTGGACATGTGGTCGGTGGGCTGCATCTTTGGGGAGCTGCTGACTCAGAAGCCGCTATTCCCTGGGAAGTCAGAAATTGATCAGATCAACAAAGTGTTCAAG GACCTGGGCACCCCCAGTGAGAAAATCTGGCCTGGCTACAATGACCTCCCAGCTGTCAAGAAGATGACCTTCACCGAGTACCCCTATAACAACCTCCGCAAGCGCTTTGGAGCTCTGCTCTCAGACCAGGGCTTCGACCTCATGAACAA GTTTCTGACATATTTCCCTGGGCGGAGAGTCAACGCAGAAGACGGCCTCAAGCATGAGTATTTCCGCGAGACCCCCCTCCCCATCGACCCCTCCATGTTCCCCACGTGGCCGGCCAAGAGTGAACAGCAGAGGGTGAAGCGAGGCACCAGCCCGAGACCTCCAGAGGGAGGCCTGGGCTACAGCCAGCTG GGCGATGACGACCTGAAGGAGACCGGCTTCCACCTCACCACCACAAACCAGGGGGCCTCGGCCGCAGGCCCGGGCTTCAGCCTCAAGTTCTGA